The Sebastes umbrosus isolate fSebUmb1 chromosome 19, fSebUmb1.pri, whole genome shotgun sequence genome has a segment encoding these proteins:
- the LOC119478712 gene encoding uncharacterized protein LOC119478712: MSNDKNPEVVGCDASIMKNVWAIREREYGQKLQQEEDRMEKSALPSINKDWAGRLAARQGGFKRVERKVKPADNQIDNDNVWKSKLPDAPSTLPRGKGSAPLGRPGGQSRGFSTPTSNYKDKKGQDKSFKRLQSLMFITQTQPCGMVWGKSWKYNKSLPLPVEGERSNWGQCWMFATQQPYSEEGQPWLNGPNLLDPHNLHLWKKPDSKVLESQELDLSLPIEEWQMSWRKADKNKKKEDAGNGENGAKSGFFTMLVETQHRNECLCSSEWSESWRATKPASQQDDFNDPNDGLMNESTAKKQDKDREMSSKWEECWRLVNHHGCNKAKLPQVKKSPNPEWANAWRANMVVVNNQKSSDPSLTQDHSDNYDDHSQQRESHLHKFMLVSCEQKHRDQYLQLYNEFQALSEWTKSWQVTKNNSKPCEEIEKVLKASPPRLETALEAKKVENNSKGHHSTSEKLDSRYEQLKHNVIYHPKREFTQSQLLHLKYLENVLSASEWRDSWKTLKHRMRMERRRMRPDPLRSFRVSERGRDMNPTASEWKDSWKFNCQTLHQEPETWQQHWPTTPQIRVDRARDQNHFAPVELPKNGPTGERSWAESWRSMRHQRQSEPGHGMAQTRQARSSAASHHPDNSQAQRRYARPCSDWQDAWMVSETEFHHDRPSFTQWRAAWRSSFFHTEHMTEQVPREHEVDVLMEIQPPREKISLQRAKAKMSRSFDNQMFRERYPEKQWNASWKAGSLLNNQPSHYGSSGTPGKSISNTQQHHTTENGHGSKWGKSFRIANPMPHMEQPWVESSPNSCHYAVMWSRGKNIHNNINTNFSKNPAILKVWGSSHRFLQGVSAQIKAKTTSMEPIDPWVIIKNKMKTRMHLYSNIEKEKQSEKKSAGGHLLGKTQPRPKRGSAPVKNLKMQDKTADKFFEEWAESWKFSVPPGGLKKKMPVKSLSGWNESWKFLIPPYPPTNGHKVK, from the exons ATGTCGAATGACAAGAACCCCGAGGTCGTCGGCTGCGATGCCTCCATCATGAAGAACGTGTGGgcgatcagagagagagagtatggacagaagctgcagcaggaggaggaccgAATGGAGAAGAGCGCTCTGCCATC TATTAATAAAGACTGGGCAGGTCGTTTGGCTGCCAGACAGGGAGGCTTCAAAAGAGTGGAGAGAAAAGTTAAACCTGCAGACAATCAGATAGACAACGACAATGTCTGGAAGAGCAAGCTACCCGACGCTCCTTCTACTCTTCCTCGTGGCAAAGGTTCAGCTCCACTCGGCAGACCAGGGGGACAAAGCAGAGGCTTCTCCACTCCAACCTCCAACTACAAGGACAAAAAGGGGCAGGACAAGAGTTTTAAAAGGCTACAATCACTCATGTTTATCACCCAGACTCAACCTTGTGGTATGGTGTGGGGGAAGTCATGGAAGTACAACAAATCCTTGCCATTACCTGTAGAGGGCGAAAGATCAAACTGGGGCCAGTGCTGGATGTTTGCCACCCAGCAGCCTTACTCTGAAGAAGGCCAGCCTTGGCTAAATGGCCCCAACTTATTGGATCCTCACAACCTCCATCTCTGGAAGAAACCTGACTCCAAGGTGTTGGAATCACAAGAGCTTGACTTGAGTCTTCCCATTGAGGAGTGGCAGATGTCCTGGAGAAaagctgacaaaaacaaaaagaaggagGATGCAGGAAATGGAGAAAATGGCGCCAAATCTGGATTCTTCACCATGCTGGTGGAGACTCAGCACCGAAATGAATGCTTGTGCTCATCAGAGTGGAGCGAGTCATGGAGAGCCACCAAGCCAGCAAGTCAGCAGGATGATTTCAATGATCCAAATGATGGTCTAATGAATGAGTCCACTGCTAAAAAGCAGGATAAGGATAGAGAGATGAGCTCCAAGTGGGAAGAATGTTGGCGGCTTGTCAACCACCATGGCTGCAACAAAGCCAAGTTGCCTCAAGTTAAAAAATCTCCCAATCCAGAGTGGGCCAATGCATGGAGAGCAAACATGGTGGTCGTCAACAACCAAAAGAGTTCTGATCCATCTCTGACTCAAGATCACAGTGATAATTATGATGATCACAGCCAGCAGAGAGAGTCACATCTCCACAAATTCATGCTTGTGTCCTGTGAGCAGAAGCACAGAGATCAGTACTTGCAGCTCTACAATGAATTTCAGGCACTGTCTGAGTGGACCAAGTCTTGGCAGGTGAccaaaaacaactcaaaaccaTGTGAAGAAATAGAGAAAGTCCTGAAGGCCTCACCACCAAGGTTGGAGACTGCTTTGGAGGCTAAGAAGGTGGAGAACAACTCAAAGGGACATCATTCAACATCAGAGAAGTTAGACTCACGCTATGAGCAACTGAAACATAACGTGATCTATCACCCAAAGAGAGAATTCACCCAATCTCAGCTGCTTCATCTGAAATACCTGGAAAATGTCTTGTCTGCCTCAGAATGGAGGGACTCCTGGAAGACACTGAAACACAGAATGAggatggagagaagaagaatgagaCCTGACCCTTTGAGATCTTTCAGGGTATCTGAGAGGGGACGCGACATGAATCCCACTGCCTCAGAATGGAAAGACTCATGGAAATTCAACTGTCAGACCCTGCATCAGGAGCCTGAAACTTGGCAGCAGCATTGGCCCACCACGCCCCAAATCCGAGTAGATCGTGCGAGGGACCAGAACCACTTTGCGCCTGTGGAACTCCCTAAGAATGGACCAACCGGGGAGCGCAGTTGGGCAGAATCATGGAGGTCCATGAGGCACCAGCGCCAATCAGAACCTGGGCATGGTATGGCACAGACCAGACAAGCAAGGTCAAGTGCGGCTTCCCACCATCCTGACAATTCACAGGCACAGAGGAGGTATGCTAGGCCATGTTCTGATTGGCAAGATGCCTGGATGGTCTCAGAAACCGAGTTCCACCATGACAGACCCTCATTTACCCAGTGGAGGGCAGCCTGGAGGTCGTCCTTCTTCCACACAGAGCACATGACTGAGCAAGTGCCTAGAGAGCATGAGGTGGATGTGTTAATGGAGATCCAACCCCCGAGAGAGAAGATTTCTTTGCAGAGAGCCAAAGCTAAAATGAGCCGGTCTTTTGACAACCAAATGTTCAGGGAAAGATATCCTGAAAAACAGTGGAACGCTTCATGGAAAGCTGGGTCACTTCTGAACAATCAACCGAGTCATTATGGATCTTCAGGGACACCTGGGAAAAGCATTAGCAATACTCAGCAGCATCATACCACTGAAAATGGGCATGGATCTAAGTGGGGAAAGTCGTTCAGAATCGCCAACCCTATGCCCCACATGGAGCAACCCTGGGTGGAGTCCTCTCCTAACTCATGTCACTATGCAGTAATGTGGTCAAGAGGAAAGAACATACATAACAACATCAACACCAACTTTAGCAAGAACCCTGCGATTTTAAAGGTTTGGGGAAGCTCCCATCGGTTCCTGCAGGGGGTCAGTGCACAGATTAAAGCCAAAACTACATCTATGGAACCCATTGACCCTTGGGTGATtataaaaaacaagatgaaaacaAGGATGCATTTATACTCTAACATTGAGAAGGAGAAACAATCAGAGAAGAAGTCTGCAGGAGGCCACCTGTTGGGTAAAACCCAACCACGTCCCAAGAGAGGCTCTGCTCCCGTGAAGAACTTAAAGATGCAGGACAAAACTGCAGACAAGTTCTTTGAGGAATGGGCAGAATCTTGGAAGTTCTCAGTCCCGCCTGGTGGTCTGAAAAAGAAGATGCCCGTCAAGTCGCTCTCAGGTTGGAATGAGTCGTGGAAGTTCCTCATTCCACCATACCCGC